In Microbulbifer agarilyticus, the DNA window GCCCCGAATCAGGTCCACGACATCGTCCAGGCGCCAGCCTACAACATCGACCATCTCGCCTTTCTGATCCTGGCCAACCGCCACGATCTTGTCGTTGGGTTTGATCTTACCGGTACGGTCCGCTGGGCCGCCTGCTACCAGGCGCGCTACCTTGGTGTACTCGTCTTCCATCTGCAACACGGCACCGATGCCTTCGAGAGACAGAGACATGCTCATGTTGAAGTTTTCCAGCGAGCGCGGAGACAGATAGTTGCTGTGCGGGTCGTACAGACGGGTGAGTGAGTTCATGTACAGCTCAAACACGTCGTCGGAATTCTGCTGGTCGAGACGCTTCAGCTGGCCTTTGTAACGGCGCTTCAGCAGGTCGGCAATCTCATCATCGTCTTTTTCAGTCAGGCGCAGATTTAGCACGCTGCTTTTCAAACGCTTGCGCCACAAGTCGTCAGCGGCGCTGATGGACTGGGGCCATTCGCTCTTTTCGCGGTCCAGCTCCAGAGATTCCTCTTTGGTGAAATCAAAATCCGGCAGGCCATTTTCCAGTTGAGACACGATGTTGTTCAGACGGTCGGTCATGCGCAGGTGATAGCGGTTGTAAATATCAAAACCGCGATCCACATTGCCTGCGCGCAGGTCGTCATCCAGCTGGGTGCGCCACTGGCGGAATTCATTGATGTCGGAGGCGAGGAAATAGCTCTTGGTGGGGTCGAGGCCATTAATGTACTCGTCCCACAGGCCCGCGGACATCTCATTGCCGACTTTGAGCTTGTTGTAGTGCAGCATTTCGAGTTTGCTGACGATCTCTTTTGCCGTGCCGCCCTGGTCTTCATGGGGCTTCAGGTCTTTTGGATCTGCCGCCAAGGTCATTGGCGAAAGGAGAACCAGGAGTGATACGGACAGGCCGGAAATCAGATTAGCGAATCGATTGCTATGCATAAGGAGTCTCTTTATACGTCCTACTTCAAGGCGCCCCACTGTCTAGTTGGAGCCGGAAGAGGGCTTCCGGAGCAGTGGCGACTTATAGCTTAGGACAAGTATAAAGGCTGAAAGCTCCGAAAGGCATGAAATGCTTCTTCAAGAAGGCGAATGGTTTCCTGTTTGGGGCGAATGGTGAAATGAATTGGCCGCCACTAGCCAATAGATGATACACAATTGCTCACTTTCCCGGCACTCGGGTACTCGTTCCGGTGGTAATCGGTGATTATCCGGCCTGAAATGGCTACCGTGGCGGCACATATCAGCACTTCGGTATGGGAGATTGGCCCTCACCCCGGCACGTGTTCCCGGCGATAACTTGGACCGCTCAGTCGCGCTAGCGCACAATCGCCACCGATTTAATCTGTGCCCACACCTCTTCACCGGCCGCCAAGCCTAGTGCATCCTGCGAGCGTCGCGTGACCCTCGCGGTAATGAACCCTTGGTTGTCGGATATGGGTGTGGCACGTGGGGTCATACGTACCAGCACCATGGCTGGATCTTTGTCGGCTGTGATATCGACCACCCGCATTGGCAGCCGGTTGAGGATGCTCGAGTCTGTGTCTTCGGTACGGGTGAGGCTGACGTCCCGCGCCAAAACTCTTATCCGGATACGTTCACCCGGGGCCTCGCCGCTATCCCGTAACCACAGGTCGCCGCCGTCAAAGCGTGCACGTAACAAGTTCCATTGGGTATCTCGTTCGATTACATCCGCCTCCAGTAACACACCCAGGTCATCTCCCAGTTGCACCGGAAAATCTGTGCGTGAAAGCAATGCGGGGGCCGCACCAGCTTGCTGAATACGGCCGTCTTCCATCAACAACAAATAATCGGCAAGGCGTGCAATCTCCTCGACGGAATGGCTGACGTACAGAATAGGAATATCGAACGACTGATGGAGCCTTTCCAGATAGGGGAGAATGTCGCGCTTGCGCGCGAGATCTAACGCCGCCAGTGGCTCGTCCATTAACAAGAGTTGCGGTTTAACCAGTAGCGCACGTGCAATGGCGACGCGCTGCTGTTCGCCACCGGAGAGCGATTCCGGGCGGGCGTCGAGCAGGCCGCTCAAATCCATCAACTGGATGATCTCGTCATAGTCTTCTGCGCGAACCGGTTGTGTTGCCCGCTTGCGCGCAAATGCGAGATTTCCCTCGGCAGTCAGGTGCGGAAACAGACTCGGCTGCTGGAATACATAACCAATTGGGCGTTTGTGTACCGGCAGGGTTATTGCGCCAGTGTCGGCGGATTGCCAAGTCTCTCCATTTACCCGGAGGTGGCTCTGCGTACAGGGCTGTAAGCCGGCGATGCAGCGCAACAGGGTGGTTTTTCCGGAGCCAGAAGGGCCGAAAATACCGGTGACACCACTACCGGGTATGGAAAAATCCACATCCAGAAGAAAATCGGCTTGTCGTCGGCCACGGGTGAACGGCAGATAAAACCGACCGTCGATGGTATTGGTCGCCGCAGGCGCACTGGCCAAATTGTTTATTTGGTTTCCGGTAGAGCTTTTGATCGAGCTATGGGCCATAGCGCCATCCTCCGGCAGTTTTGCGTCGCTGCAAGACGTACAGGGCCAGTAGCACGGAAAACGAAAAGATGAGCATGGCCGCAGAAAGCCAGTGGGCCTGGGTGTATTCGAGAGCCTCAACGTGGTCGTAAATCTGGATGGAAACCACCTTGGTGACCCCGGGGATGTTGCCACCAATCATCAGGATTACACCAAACTCGCCCACTGTATGGGCAAACCCCAGCACCGCGGCCGTGATCAGGCCGGGCTTGGCCAGCGGCAGCGTGACGTGCCAAAAGCTATCCCACGGGCCTGCGCGCAAAGTAGCGGCTACCTCGGCCGGGCGCTGTCCCTGAGCTTCAATCGCGTTTTGGATCGGTTGCACCACAAACGGTAGCGAATACAGCAATGAAGCAATGACCAGCCCGGGAAAGGTGAACGGCAGCGTCCCAAGCCCCAAGGATTCAGTGAGTTTTCCCAGCGGGCCCTGCGGGCCCATAAAGATGAGCAAATAAAACCCGAGCACTGTTGGTGGAAGCACCAGGGGCAGGGTGACAAGCGCACTCACCGGACCTTTCCACCAAGACCGTGTTTTTGCCAGCCAATAGGCCAGCGGTGTGCCGAGGATCATCAACAACAGTGTCACCGTTGTTGCGAGCTTTAGTGTCAACCAAATTGCCGCGAGATCATTATCACTTAGCATCGCGCACCTCCTTAGTGGAGGTGGTGGGAGGTTCGGGGTTGGCTGCGTTTGTAAGATAGCCGTATGACTCAATGATTGAGCGAGCTTTCGGGCTGCGGAGAAATGCCCAGAATGCCTTGGTCGCAGCTACTCGCTCGGGTGGGCCTGCACTTATATTTCTGAGTATCACGGCGTCTTGGCGGATCGGTCGGTACAGCGCCTGCGGTACCAGCCAGGATGAGCCTCCGGTGATTTTGCCATCCCGGTAGACTTGGGAAAGGGCAATCAAACCCAACTGCGCGTTGCCACTCGCCACGAACTGGAACGCTTGGGCAATATTTTCTCCGAGCACACGGCGGCCACGGGTGGTCTGTTCAAACTCTAGCGCGGTCAAGGTTTCCATCGCGGCAACCCCATAGGGAGCAAGCTTCGGATTGGCGATTGCGAGCTTGCGAAAGCGATCACCGGCCAGCACAGCTGGACCTTCGTCAATCAGTGCACTATCTGCAGACCACAGAGCCAGTTGACCCAGGGCATAAGTAAGACGGCTATTGCTAACGGCAAGGTCGCGCGCGATCAAACGATTGACCTTGTCCTGGTCTGCAGAGAAAAAAGCGTCGAAGGGGGCACCGTGGTATACCTGCGCATACAGCTTTCCGGAGGAGCCAAACGCGAGGCGCAACCGATGTTCGCCGGATACCCGCTCAAAGGCGGCCGCAATGTCTCGCATGGGGGCCGCAAAGTTGGAGGCTACGGCAATCGTGATCTCGCCAGCAGCGCTGAAACATGAATAGAAGGCGGCCAGCACGCCGCAAAGCGCTCGCAGCAAGCGACGAAAAGAAGGGGGGAGGGCTGGCGTTCCCTGCACGAAATGACTCCTGGATACCGGTTCCGGGCACGTGGCGCGGTATGACCGCGGTATAGTTGTTCATCTGACCAGGCATTTCAAGGTCGGTCGAACGTCAGGGTGGTTGAATTGTACTGACCCGCATCGGCCTAAAGTGTAAGAATACGCCCAGTTAACCGACAAACCATTATGGCGCCCAAACCGCCATCAGTACTGAGAGTGAGTACATGACTGAAAGTGTCCCCGTTGGCCGGGATGGCATTGAAGCTGGTCGAGCACCACACGCCCAGACGCTCCAGGACGCGCAGTTTTTGACCGAATTGCGGCAACAGATGCTCAAATTCGCGCGTCTGCAGCTGCGCGACGACGACCAGGCGGAAGACGCCGTACAGGAA includes these proteins:
- the modC gene encoding molybdenum ABC transporter ATP-binding protein — translated: MAHSSIKSSTGNQINNLASAPAATNTIDGRFYLPFTRGRRQADFLLDVDFSIPGSGVTGIFGPSGSGKTTLLRCIAGLQPCTQSHLRVNGETWQSADTGAITLPVHKRPIGYVFQQPSLFPHLTAEGNLAFARKRATQPVRAEDYDEIIQLMDLSGLLDARPESLSGGEQQRVAIARALLVKPQLLLMDEPLAALDLARKRDILPYLERLHQSFDIPILYVSHSVEEIARLADYLLLMEDGRIQQAGAAPALLSRTDFPVQLGDDLGVLLEADVIERDTQWNLLRARFDGGDLWLRDSGEAPGERIRIRVLARDVSLTRTEDTDSSILNRLPMRVVDITADKDPAMVLVRMTPRATPISDNQGFITARVTRRSQDALGLAAGEEVWAQIKSVAIVR
- the modB gene encoding molybdate ABC transporter permease subunit yields the protein MLSDNDLAAIWLTLKLATTVTLLLMILGTPLAYWLAKTRSWWKGPVSALVTLPLVLPPTVLGFYLLIFMGPQGPLGKLTESLGLGTLPFTFPGLVIASLLYSLPFVVQPIQNAIEAQGQRPAEVAATLRAGPWDSFWHVTLPLAKPGLITAAVLGFAHTVGEFGVILMIGGNIPGVTKVVSIQIYDHVEALEYTQAHWLSAAMLIFSFSVLLALYVLQRRKTAGGWRYGP
- the modA gene encoding molybdate ABC transporter substrate-binding protein yields the protein MQGTPALPPSFRRLLRALCGVLAAFYSCFSAAGEITIAVASNFAAPMRDIAAAFERVSGEHRLRLAFGSSGKLYAQVYHGAPFDAFFSADQDKVNRLIARDLAVSNSRLTYALGQLALWSADSALIDEGPAVLAGDRFRKLAIANPKLAPYGVAAMETLTALEFEQTTRGRRVLGENIAQAFQFVASGNAQLGLIALSQVYRDGKITGGSSWLVPQALYRPIRQDAVILRNISAGPPERVAATKAFWAFLRSPKARSIIESYGYLTNAANPEPPTTSTKEVRDAK